The proteins below come from a single Papaver somniferum cultivar HN1 chromosome 11, ASM357369v1, whole genome shotgun sequence genomic window:
- the LOC113321771 gene encoding RING-H2 finger protein ATL38-like, with product MIASGVNLVMTVIGFVVSTMFIVFVCTRLICARIQLNAARRSFPTATRSDLGMLERGLHGLEPVVVAKFPTKKFSDEYFASCTDTQCTVCLSEYQEKDILRILPYCGHFFHVGCIDIWLQQHSTCPVCRISLRDSPERKRAMQPMFSSAIRPHMDSLNLHPYRCPYTNRSFSSRSIDNRRMDPIQEDQLTSELNTAETVGSISIQCNHVPKTSFEESKEKQVESPSN from the exons ATGATAGCATCAGGGGTGAATTTGGTGATGACAGTAATTGGATTTGTAGTAAGTACGATGTTTATTGTATTCGTATGTACAAGACTCATTTGTGCTAGAATTCAGTTGAATGCTGCTAGACGTTCATTTCCAACAGCTACAAGATCTGATCTCGGAATG CTAGAGCGCGGGCTTCATGGCCTAGAGCCTGTTGTTGTGGCCAAGTTTCCTACGAAGAAGTTCAGCGATGAGTACTTCGCATCTTGCACCGATACCCA GTGCACAGTGTGTTTGTCAGAGTACCAAGAGAAGGATATCTTGCGTATCCTTCCCTATTGTGGGCACTTCTTCCACGTCGGATGCATAGATATTTGGCTTCAGCAGCATTCTACTTGCCCCGTTTGTCGAATTTCTCTCCGTGATTCTCCAGAAAGAAAACGTGCGATGCAGCCTATGTTCTCTTCAGCAATCAGACCTCATATGGATTCTCTAAACTTGCATCCTTATCGCTGTCCCTATACCAACCGTAGTTTTTCTTCAAGATCTATTGACAATCGAAGGATGGATCCCATTCAAGAGGATCAGTTGACATCTGAGCTTAATACAGCAGAAACTGTGGGAAGCATCTCCATTCAGTGTAATCATGTTCCCAAAACTAGTTTTGAAGAATCTAAAGAGAAGCAGGTTGAGAGTCCATCCAACTGA
- the LOC113321772 gene encoding stress-response A/B barrel domain-containing protein At5g22580-like has translation MGDLKHIVVAKFKEGVNVDEIVKGMEKLVSDVEAVKSFEWGHDVESNAMLTQGYTHVFSMAFRNSDDLTAYLGHPSHVAFSTTFLEAIEKILLFDFPAVVIKASA, from the exons atgggagaTCTCAAGCATATTGTTGTGGCCAAGTTCAAGGAAGGTGTAAATGTGGATGAAATAGTCAAGGGAATGGAAAAGCTGGTTTCAGATGTAGAAGCCGTCAAATCCTTCGAATG GGGTCATGATGTTGAAAGTAACGCTATGCTGACACAAGGTTATACTCATGTATTCTCCATGGCATTTCGCAATTCAGACGATCTTACTGCCTACCTGGGACATCCTAGTCACGTTGCATTCTCTACTACGTTTTTAGAAGCCATTGAGAAGATCTTGCTGTTTGATTTCCCGGCTGTAGTAATTAAAGCTTCAGCTTGA
- the LOC113323353 gene encoding uncharacterized protein LOC113323353 isoform X1 — MEKIKNLNTFHFLFLDLTFFFLFFSPRIVIQATPTSYCGKIKIQKPFSLQNYNEPSSVLSQVLLCKSQNLYFRTSIGLFPVSSIDYDSKTLTVSHFSSCSPASQKFISPNLLTAGFPSLTDKPNSLLLFNCLKQSKPMSSLSHNCTKFYGCEKMSTSLDSSSSCWLFDDSEKLEIGFDPKKFNCSHYSRIYKDSSIGEKYELGTRISFDIPDHVPNICDKCRKQNGNCGVGLKCVCYPKQCSYLCKTKTRTNFGMVIIYWAAMINLLLQDHMIHMITYVLQSPGPHQMLLWFNG, encoded by the exons atggagaaaatcaagaacTTGAATACTTTCCACTTCCTCTTCCTCGATCTaacattcttcttcttgttcttttcccCAAGAATAGTAATTCAAGCCACTCCCACAAGTTACTGtggtaaaatcaaaatccaaaaacCTTTCTCTCTTCAAAACTACAATGAACCTTCTTCAGTTCTAAGCCAAGTGCTTCTTTGCAAATCTCAAAATCTTTATTTTAGAACTTCCATTGGTCTCTTCCCAGTCTCTTCAATTGATTACGATTCCAAAACACTCACTGTTTCTCACTTCTCCTCCTGTTCTCCAGCTTCACAAAAGTTCATCTCCCCAAATCTCCTCACAGCTGGTTTTCCTTCTCTTACTGATAAACCCAATTCTCTTTTACTCTTTAACTGCTTGAAACAAAGTAAACCTATGTCTTCACTTTCTCATAACTGTACTAAGTTTTATGGCTGTGAAAAAATGTCCACGTCTTTAGATAGTTCGTCTTCTTGCTGGTTATTTGACGATTCAGAGAAACTAGAAATCGGTTTTGATCCAAAAAAATTTAACTGCTCACACTACAgtagaatatacaaagattcgtCTATTGGTGAAAAGTATGAACTGggaacaaggatttcttttgacattCCTGACCATGTACCTAATATTTGTGATAAGTGCAGAAAACAAAATGGCAACTGTGGTGTTGGTCTGAAGTGTGTTTGCTACCCTAAACAATGCA GTTACTTATGCAAAACCAAAACTAGAACCAATTTCGGGATGGTGATAATATATTGGGCTGCAATGATAAACCTACTGTTACAAGATCATATGATTCATATGATAACGTATGTGCTGCAATCACCTGGTCCTCATCAAATGCTATTATGGTTCAATGGGTAG
- the LOC113323353 gene encoding uncharacterized protein LOC113323353 isoform X4, whose amino-acid sequence MEKIKNLNTFHFLFLDLTFFFLFFSPRIVIQATPTSYCGKIKIQKPFSLQNYNEPSSVLSQVLLCKSQNLYFRTSIGLFPVSSIDYDSKTLTVSHFSSCSPASQKFISPNLLTAGFPSLTDKPNSLLLFNCLKQSKPMSSLSHNCTKFYGCEKMSTSLDSSSSCWLFDDSEKLEIGFDPKKFNCSHYSRIYKDSSIGEKYELGTRISFDIPDHVPNICDKCRKQNGNCGVGLKCVCYPKQCT is encoded by the coding sequence atggagaaaatcaagaacTTGAATACTTTCCACTTCCTCTTCCTCGATCTaacattcttcttcttgttcttttcccCAAGAATAGTAATTCAAGCCACTCCCACAAGTTACTGtggtaaaatcaaaatccaaaaacCTTTCTCTCTTCAAAACTACAATGAACCTTCTTCAGTTCTAAGCCAAGTGCTTCTTTGCAAATCTCAAAATCTTTATTTTAGAACTTCCATTGGTCTCTTCCCAGTCTCTTCAATTGATTACGATTCCAAAACACTCACTGTTTCTCACTTCTCCTCCTGTTCTCCAGCTTCACAAAAGTTCATCTCCCCAAATCTCCTCACAGCTGGTTTTCCTTCTCTTACTGATAAACCCAATTCTCTTTTACTCTTTAACTGCTTGAAACAAAGTAAACCTATGTCTTCACTTTCTCATAACTGTACTAAGTTTTATGGCTGTGAAAAAATGTCCACGTCTTTAGATAGTTCGTCTTCTTGCTGGTTATTTGACGATTCAGAGAAACTAGAAATCGGTTTTGATCCAAAAAAATTTAACTGCTCACACTACAgtagaatatacaaagattcgtCTATTGGTGAAAAGTATGAACTGggaacaaggatttcttttgacattCCTGACCATGTACCTAATATTTGTGATAAGTGCAGAAAACAAAATGGCAACTGTGGTGTTGGTCTGAAGTGTGTTTGCTACCCTAAACAATGCA
- the LOC113323353 gene encoding uncharacterized protein LOC113323353 isoform X3 — MEKIKNLNTFHFLFLDLTFFFLFFSPRIVIQATPTSYCGKIKIQKPFSLQNYNEPSSVLSQVLLCKSQNLYFRTSIGLFPVSSIDYDSKTLTVSHFSSCSPASQKFISPNLLTAGFPSLTDKPNSLLLFNCLKQSKPMSSLSHNCTKFYGCEKMSTSLDSSSSCWLFDDSEKLEIGFDPKKFNCSHYSRIYKDSSIGEKYELGTRISFDIPDHVPNICDKCRKQNGNCGVGLKCVCYPKQCRDRVLTGGASSVNYVCYSAFFTSILFGLFH; from the exons atggagaaaatcaagaacTTGAATACTTTCCACTTCCTCTTCCTCGATCTaacattcttcttcttgttcttttcccCAAGAATAGTAATTCAAGCCACTCCCACAAGTTACTGtggtaaaatcaaaatccaaaaacCTTTCTCTCTTCAAAACTACAATGAACCTTCTTCAGTTCTAAGCCAAGTGCTTCTTTGCAAATCTCAAAATCTTTATTTTAGAACTTCCATTGGTCTCTTCCCAGTCTCTTCAATTGATTACGATTCCAAAACACTCACTGTTTCTCACTTCTCCTCCTGTTCTCCAGCTTCACAAAAGTTCATCTCCCCAAATCTCCTCACAGCTGGTTTTCCTTCTCTTACTGATAAACCCAATTCTCTTTTACTCTTTAACTGCTTGAAACAAAGTAAACCTATGTCTTCACTTTCTCATAACTGTACTAAGTTTTATGGCTGTGAAAAAATGTCCACGTCTTTAGATAGTTCGTCTTCTTGCTGGTTATTTGACGATTCAGAGAAACTAGAAATCGGTTTTGATCCAAAAAAATTTAACTGCTCACACTACAgtagaatatacaaagattcgtCTATTGGTGAAAAGTATGAACTGggaacaaggatttcttttgacattCCTGACCATGTACCTAATATTTGTGATAAGTGCAGAAAACAAAATGGCAACTGTGGTGTTGGTCTGAAGTGTGTTTGCTACCCTAAACAATGCA GAGACAGGGTATTAACAGGAGGAGCATCATCTGTTAATTATGTCTGTTATTCTGCTTTCTTCACTAGTATTTTGTTTGGTTTATTTCATTGA